The Niallia alba genome includes a window with the following:
- a CDS encoding PH domain-containing protein, protein MVTIPQNRLSKKGITVWRLTGLISSLIMMVIGGALITLAILFDWHILVSIGTIIYLLFHVALTIGILPPLKWKRWRYEVRGDEIEIQQGVIVIKRTLIPMIRVQHVDMKQGPLLKKYELATVSISTAATIHEIPVLEVEEAEEIRHYISSKTKVAEEDV, encoded by the coding sequence TTGGTAACGATACCTCAAAACAGATTATCGAAAAAAGGAATAACCGTATGGCGCTTAACTGGATTAATCTCTTCTCTTATCATGATGGTTATTGGTGGAGCTTTAATTACACTCGCTATTCTTTTTGATTGGCACATACTTGTCAGTATAGGGACGATCATCTATCTGCTTTTTCATGTTGCTCTAACGATTGGTATCTTGCCACCGTTAAAGTGGAAAAGGTGGAGGTATGAAGTAAGAGGAGATGAGATTGAAATTCAGCAAGGTGTTATCGTAATAAAGCGAACACTCATCCCGATGATTAGAGTGCAGCACGTAGATATGAAGCAAGGACCGTTATTAAAAAAGTACGAGCTTGCAACGGTTTCTATTTCAACCGCAGCCACGATACATGAGATTCCTGTCCTTGAAGTGGAGGAAGCAGAGGAAATAAGACATTATATTTCTAGTAAAACGAAGGTGGCGGAAGAGGATGTTTAA
- a CDS encoding UDP-N-acetylmuramoyl-tripeptide--D-alanyl-D-alanine ligase, with product MIKRTYAEIATMAGSVETFEQYANVQINGITIDSRKIEAGQLFIPFKGERTDGHQYVADAIKQGAAAAFWQKDVPNPPENLPLIFVDDSLKAIQALAKSYLRQLNVKVVGITGSNGKTSTKDITTSLLSLKYKVQKTEGNYNNHLGLPLTVLGLEEDTDIAVLEMGMSGRGEIDFLSRLAEPDIAVITNIGESHMQDLGSREGIAEAKLEILNGLKDKGRFIYFGDELLLSSRMKNSKVDTKTFGMDHANDLYPLEINALENGSAFHINKIAAPFQLPVLGNHNILNALAAMLVAEYFDIPYEEMNKGLQSLKLTNMRMELVEGKSGVKIINDAYNASPTSMLAAIDVLKKLPGYDQKIAVLGDMLELGDKEESFHYQMGERLEDVDYVLTYGKLGSFIAEGAKTVLPADRVFAFFEKEPLIDKLVSYLNEETVVLVKASRGMKLEEIVKAIQ from the coding sequence TTGATTAAACGTACATATGCAGAAATTGCTACAATGGCAGGTAGTGTAGAAACGTTCGAGCAATATGCGAATGTTCAAATTAATGGGATTACGATTGATTCGAGAAAAATAGAAGCAGGGCAATTATTTATCCCATTTAAAGGCGAAAGAACGGACGGACATCAATATGTGGCAGATGCAATAAAACAAGGTGCCGCTGCAGCATTTTGGCAAAAGGATGTTCCTAATCCACCAGAGAATCTACCACTTATCTTTGTTGACGATTCATTAAAGGCTATTCAAGCTCTTGCTAAAAGCTATCTTCGCCAACTGAATGTTAAGGTAGTTGGGATAACAGGGAGTAATGGAAAAACTTCTACAAAGGATATAACAACAAGTCTTCTTTCCTTAAAATATAAAGTGCAAAAAACAGAAGGTAATTATAATAATCATCTTGGTCTTCCTTTAACTGTTCTAGGTTTAGAAGAGGATACGGATATTGCGGTGCTAGAAATGGGAATGAGTGGCCGGGGAGAAATTGACTTTTTGAGCCGGCTAGCAGAACCGGATATTGCTGTTATTACGAATATCGGTGAATCTCATATGCAGGATTTAGGTTCAAGAGAAGGCATCGCAGAGGCAAAGTTAGAAATTTTAAATGGATTGAAGGATAAAGGAAGATTTATTTACTTTGGAGATGAACTACTTTTATCAAGTCGTATGAAAAATAGTAAGGTTGATACAAAAACTTTTGGAATGGATCATGCTAATGATTTATATCCGCTTGAAATCAATGCGCTAGAAAATGGCAGTGCTTTTCATATTAATAAAATAGCCGCTCCATTCCAATTGCCTGTTTTAGGAAATCATAATATTTTAAATGCGTTAGCGGCAATGCTAGTAGCAGAGTATTTTGATATTCCTTATGAAGAAATGAATAAAGGACTTCAATCGCTAAAACTTACAAATATGCGCATGGAGTTAGTTGAAGGAAAATCTGGTGTGAAAATTATTAATGATGCTTATAATGCCAGCCCTACTTCTATGCTTGCAGCTATTGATGTATTAAAGAAGCTGCCAGGCTACGACCAAAAAATTGCAGTACTTGGTGATATGCTAGAGTTAGGCGATAAAGAAGAATCTTTTCATTACCAAATGGGAGAACGTCTCGAAGATGTCGATTACGTTTTAACATATGGAAAGCTGGGTAGTTTCATTGCAGAAGGTGCAAAAACAGTCCTTCCAGCAGATCGAGTATTTGCTTTTTTTGAAAAAGAACCGTTAATAGATAAATTAGTCTCTTATCTAAATGAGGAGACAGTAGTTTTAGTTAAAGCCTCTAGAGGAATGAAGTTAGAGGAAATAGTTAAGGCTATCCAATAA
- a CDS encoding alpha/beta hydrolase, whose product MTACLCIHGFTGSPMEVEPLAEYIQKHTNWECAIPTLPGHGSELSLKGIMYNEWIQHAEEVLKDLLKRHEIVYVVGFSMGGLIASYLATKYPIKKLILLSAAAYYVNFAQLHQDIRIICADFFKGRIRENEQYNRYMNKIKSTPLAATIQFRKLVQYVKPLLANIHVPTLIAQGEKDGIVPLKSASYIYNTIRAENKKMICVEESKHLICHCEKRETLFQEIITFLEETS is encoded by the coding sequence ATGACAGCTTGTTTATGTATACATGGATTTACAGGTTCTCCGATGGAGGTGGAACCACTGGCTGAATATATTCAGAAACATACGAATTGGGAATGTGCTATTCCAACTCTTCCTGGTCATGGCAGTGAATTAAGCTTAAAGGGGATTATGTATAATGAGTGGATTCAGCATGCAGAAGAAGTATTAAAGGATTTATTAAAGAGACATGAAATCGTGTATGTTGTCGGTTTTTCCATGGGTGGATTAATAGCAAGTTATTTAGCTACAAAATATCCCATAAAAAAATTGATTTTGCTGAGTGCAGCAGCCTACTATGTGAATTTTGCTCAGCTTCATCAGGACATAAGAATAATCTGTGCTGATTTTTTTAAAGGAAGAATTAGAGAAAATGAGCAATATAATCGCTATATGAACAAAATAAAAAGTACCCCGTTAGCCGCAACAATCCAGTTTAGAAAACTCGTCCAATATGTGAAACCATTATTAGCTAATATCCACGTACCAACATTAATAGCCCAAGGAGAGAAAGATGGCATCGTACCATTAAAAAGTGCAAGCTATATATATAATACTATTCGTGCTGAAAATAAGAAGATGATATGTGTAGAGGAATCTAAGCACTTAATTTGTCATTGTGAGAAAAGAGAAACGTTATTTCAAGAAATAATAACATTCCTCGAAGAAACTTCATAA
- a CDS encoding PH domain-containing protein, with the protein MFKQSRLHPVSIIYDILKRLREFIFPFIGIIVLGGKPSEWGLYTILGASVLLLVILISGFLSWNYFTFYVVDKELRIEYGVFVKKKRYIPFERIQSIDFTEGIFHRPFGLVKVKIETAGTTEAEGELTAISKAVAQDLKRYIIQKKNEQIGSEEVVEVVEPVQQEIYRITNKQLAILASTSGGVGVIISAVFAFISQFEDIIPYKKIYEHIHQFITSGLALISIVVFVLFVLLWLFSLLITLLKYANFTLSKTKDDLIITRGLIEKKQITIPLQRIQAVKITEAMLRQPFQLVGVSIISAGGSFNDLEAANVLAIPLLKKKQLPHLLKEMVPEYEYSDQLTPPPKRSVWRYIIKNSWIALPIIVSLIYFFHGWGALSLLLLFILPSWGYWNYRSAGYHISGKQLILSFRQFNKTTFMMRRNRIQALYYTEGWWQRKGDLASIQGIVLSGAGGANGVVTDLAKEDVEKVYEWYSLR; encoded by the coding sequence ATGTTTAAGCAAAGCAGACTTCATCCAGTTTCCATAATCTACGACATCTTAAAGCGGTTAAGAGAATTTATTTTCCCGTTTATAGGAATTATTGTACTTGGAGGAAAACCTTCTGAGTGGGGATTATATACAATTTTAGGGGCATCCGTCTTACTGTTAGTCATACTCATTAGTGGATTTTTATCTTGGAATTATTTCACTTTTTATGTGGTTGATAAGGAATTACGAATTGAGTATGGCGTATTTGTAAAAAAGAAGCGCTATATCCCCTTTGAACGGATTCAAAGCATTGATTTTACTGAAGGAATTTTTCATCGACCTTTCGGATTAGTAAAAGTGAAGATAGAAACGGCAGGGACTACAGAAGCGGAAGGTGAACTTACCGCTATTTCTAAAGCGGTTGCTCAAGATTTAAAAAGATATATCATTCAAAAGAAGAATGAACAGATTGGATCAGAAGAAGTGGTAGAAGTAGTAGAACCTGTTCAACAAGAAATCTACCGTATTACGAATAAGCAATTAGCTATTTTGGCATCTACGTCGGGTGGAGTAGGAGTCATAATTTCGGCGGTTTTTGCTTTCATTTCTCAGTTTGAAGATATTATTCCATATAAAAAAATATACGAACATATTCATCAGTTCATAACAAGTGGTTTGGCGTTAATTTCAATCGTTGTTTTTGTTCTATTTGTCCTACTGTGGTTGTTTTCATTATTGATTACATTGCTGAAATATGCGAATTTTACGTTATCGAAGACGAAAGATGATTTAATTATTACACGAGGACTAATTGAGAAAAAGCAGATTACTATTCCGTTGCAACGTATTCAGGCAGTTAAAATAACGGAGGCCATGCTTAGACAGCCATTCCAATTAGTAGGTGTTTCCATTATTAGTGCAGGGGGATCTTTTAATGATCTGGAGGCTGCGAATGTGTTGGCTATTCCATTATTAAAGAAAAAGCAGTTACCGCATTTATTAAAAGAAATGGTTCCTGAATATGAATACAGTGACCAGCTTACTCCACCCCCAAAACGATCTGTTTGGAGATACATTATAAAAAATAGCTGGATAGCCCTGCCTATTATCGTTTCACTTATCTATTTTTTTCATGGATGGGGAGCATTATCGCTGTTGTTATTGTTCATTTTACCATCATGGGGGTACTGGAATTACCGCTCAGCAGGCTACCATATCTCGGGTAAACAACTAATCTTATCCTTCCGTCAATTTAATAAAACGACTTTTATGATGAGGCGCAATCGAATCCAGGCCCTTTATTACACAGAGGGATGGTGGCAAAGGAAGGGAGACCTTGCTTCTATTCAAGGTATAGTGCTTTCTGGTGCAGGAGGAGCAAATGGTGTAGTTACAGATCTTGCAAAAGAGGATGTAGAGAAAGTGTATGAATGGTATTCGCTAAGGTAA
- the acpS gene encoding holo-ACP synthase yields MIKGTGIDITEIERIETLLQRQPKFANRILTDKEMEKFQQLSGHRKNEFLAGRFAAKEAFAKALGTGIGADLSFLDIEIGYEGQGKPFILKPFSEGVHLSITHSKQYAFAQVIIEE; encoded by the coding sequence ATGATTAAAGGCACAGGAATTGATATAACGGAAATAGAAAGGATAGAAACTTTGCTTCAAAGACAGCCGAAGTTTGCAAATCGAATTCTGACCGATAAGGAAATGGAAAAATTTCAGCAACTATCTGGCCATCGCAAAAATGAATTTTTGGCAGGAAGATTTGCGGCGAAAGAGGCATTTGCCAAGGCACTTGGTACAGGGATTGGAGCAGATTTAAGTTTTTTGGATATTGAAATAGGTTATGAGGGACAAGGAAAGCCTTTTATTTTAAAACCATTTTCTGAAGGCGTCCATTTATCTATAACCCATAGTAAGCAGTATGCTTTTGCTCAAGTCATCATTGAAGAATAA
- a CDS encoding DEAD/DEAH box helicase, translating into MLVKFQDLGISPATMKSLKRMGFEEATPIQAETIPLSLQNKDLIGQAQTGTGKTAAFGVPLVDKIDVANEVIQGIIIAPTRELAIQVSEELYKIGYGKRTRVLSIFGGQDINRQIRALKKNPHIIVGTPGRILDHINRKTLRLDSVQTVILDEADEMLNMGFIDDIESILSKIPAERQTLLFSATMPAPIRKMAERFMKDPEVVKVKAKEMTVPLIEQYYIETQEKTKFDILTRLLDIQSPELAIIFGRTKRRVDELSEALNLRGYTAEGIHGDLSQAKRMSVLRKFKEGTIDVLVATDVAARGLDISGVTHVYNFDIPQDPESYVHRIGRTGRAGKEGVAITFITYRERSYLQVVEKTTKRKMEKMIPPTVDQAIEGQQKAVIEKISQIVDENNLDSYRNVADELLEQKDASTIVAAVLKMLTKEPDTTPVQLTEEKPLPSKRDRRPYDKNNDRGGRKNYNPRQRQGYGSNKRQGQSSNSYNKSKSYR; encoded by the coding sequence ATATTGGTAAAGTTTCAAGATTTAGGTATTAGTCCTGCAACAATGAAATCATTAAAGAGAATGGGATTTGAAGAAGCCACACCTATTCAGGCAGAAACTATTCCATTAAGCCTTCAAAATAAAGACTTAATTGGTCAAGCACAAACAGGAACAGGGAAAACAGCTGCTTTTGGAGTGCCTTTAGTTGATAAAATTGATGTAGCGAACGAAGTAATTCAAGGGATTATAATTGCTCCGACGCGAGAACTAGCAATTCAGGTTTCAGAAGAACTATACAAAATCGGTTATGGAAAACGTACAAGAGTTTTATCTATTTTCGGAGGACAGGATATAAACCGTCAAATCCGCGCATTGAAAAAAAATCCTCATATTATAGTTGGTACTCCTGGACGTATTTTGGATCATATTAATCGCAAAACGCTTCGTTTAGATAGTGTTCAAACAGTTATCTTAGATGAAGCAGATGAAATGCTGAATATGGGATTCATTGATGATATTGAATCAATCCTTTCAAAAATTCCAGCTGAAAGACAAACGTTATTATTCTCAGCTACAATGCCAGCACCTATTAGAAAAATGGCTGAGCGCTTCATGAAGGATCCTGAAGTGGTAAAAGTGAAAGCGAAGGAAATGACAGTACCATTAATTGAACAGTATTATATTGAAACACAGGAGAAAACGAAATTTGATATTCTAACAAGATTATTGGATATTCAATCTCCAGAACTAGCAATTATTTTTGGTCGTACAAAACGTCGTGTTGATGAGCTTTCTGAAGCATTAAATCTACGTGGCTATACAGCAGAAGGAATTCATGGAGATTTAAGTCAAGCGAAACGTATGTCTGTTCTTCGTAAGTTCAAAGAAGGAACTATTGATGTATTAGTTGCAACAGATGTAGCTGCACGTGGTCTTGATATTTCTGGCGTAACGCATGTATATAATTTTGATATTCCTCAAGATCCAGAAAGTTATGTACACCGTATTGGACGTACTGGCCGCGCTGGAAAAGAAGGAGTAGCGATCACATTCATTACGTATCGTGAAAGATCTTATCTACAAGTTGTGGAAAAAACAACGAAGAGAAAAATGGAAAAGATGATTCCGCCAACAGTGGATCAAGCTATCGAAGGGCAGCAAAAAGCTGTGATTGAAAAAATATCGCAAATTGTGGATGAAAATAATTTGGATTCTTATCGAAATGTTGCAGATGAACTGCTTGAGCAAAAAGACGCTTCTACCATTGTAGCAGCAGTCCTAAAAATGCTTACAAAAGAACCAGATACAACTCCGGTTCAACTAACAGAAGAAAAGCCATTACCATCGAAACGCGATCGTAGACCATATGATAAAAATAATGATCGTGGTGGTCGCAAAAACTATAATCCACGTCAGCGTCAAGGATATGGCAGCAATAAACGCCAAGGGCAATCAAGTAATAGTTACAATAAATCAAAGTCTTACCGTTAA
- a CDS encoding rhomboid family intramembrane serine protease: protein MFTRRESFKEYITYYPIVSMILLIHLILYLLTNLPIFPNKYLLDTMIGVNLYIVEGEWWRLITPIFIHGGFAHLLFNSFSIFLFGPALERILGKFKFLLIYLVTGIAANLITLLIEPLTYVHLGSSGAIFGLFGYYISLVVFRKDIISQSNAQIITTIAVLSLIMTFLQPNINIVAHIFGFLAGLIIGSLSESKGKNIISSYKEEWYYLKQQFRQAKKPEGKSIIIWIVIFGLAIIGFLSQ from the coding sequence TTGTTTACCAGAAGAGAAAGCTTTAAAGAGTATATTACTTATTATCCTATCGTTTCAATGATTTTACTCATTCATCTAATACTATATTTATTAACCAATCTTCCTATTTTTCCGAATAAGTATTTATTAGATACAATGATCGGCGTCAATCTTTATATAGTAGAAGGAGAATGGTGGCGATTAATCACTCCCATTTTCATTCATGGAGGATTTGCCCATCTTCTGTTTAACAGTTTTAGTATTTTCTTATTCGGCCCGGCTCTCGAAAGAATACTAGGCAAATTTAAGTTTCTCCTCATTTATTTAGTTACTGGTATTGCGGCGAATCTTATTACCCTTCTCATTGAACCACTTACTTATGTTCACTTAGGCTCTAGTGGAGCAATATTTGGATTGTTTGGTTATTATATTAGTCTAGTTGTATTTCGAAAAGACATTATTTCACAGAGCAACGCCCAAATTATTACGACGATTGCTGTACTTAGCTTAATTATGACCTTTTTACAGCCAAATATAAATATTGTTGCCCATATCTTTGGATTTCTAGCTGGCCTAATCATTGGAAGTTTATCGGAATCAAAGGGAAAGAACATTATATCCAGTTATAAAGAAGAATGGTACTATTTAAAACAACAGTTTCGCCAAGCAAAAAAACCAGAAGGAAAATCAATTATTATTTGGATCGTAATCTTCGGGCTTGCTATTATTGGTTTTCTTAGTCAGTAA